A genomic stretch from Caballeronia sp. LZ062 includes:
- a CDS encoding DHA2 family efflux MFS transporter permease subunit, producing MNRNVLANPADAPVKERVFAFALMCLGFFMATLDIQIVASSLKDIGGGLSASQDELSWVQTSYLIAEILVIPMSGWLSKVFSTRWLFAASAIGFTVTSMLCGLAWDINSMILFRGMQGALGAAMIPTVFTTAFVLFPGKQRLIASTTIGALASLAPAIGPVIGGWITDQWSWHWLFYLNLIPGLVVAVLVPKYVHIDKPDLSLLRKGDYLGIVLMSGFLGCLEYVLEEGPRKNWFGDDVIVACAWISAICGFLFIVHALTAKEAIVDLRALAVRNFGIGSLLSFVTGIGIFTSVFLTPVFLGRVRGFDSLQIGIALLSVGCFQLASIGVYGFASRFIDMRLLLVFGLVCFGLGCYFYTPLTNEWGWQQFLLPQALRGIGQQFAVPPIVTMALGSLPPARLKSASGLFNLMRNLGGAIGIAVSATMLNDRLNLHYLRLSESVTIGRPAIEDMLARSSAHLAAVAGNALDATQAGLASLHATVLRQALVLTFADCFYVLALCFVVGIVSVLFAKPIGSAPPSPEAH from the coding sequence ATGAATCGCAACGTGCTCGCCAATCCCGCCGATGCCCCTGTCAAAGAGCGCGTGTTCGCCTTCGCGCTCATGTGCCTCGGTTTCTTCATGGCGACGCTGGATATTCAAATCGTCGCGTCGTCGCTCAAGGACATCGGCGGCGGGTTGTCCGCGAGTCAGGACGAACTGTCATGGGTGCAGACGTCGTATCTGATTGCGGAGATCCTCGTCATTCCCATGTCCGGCTGGCTCTCGAAAGTCTTCTCGACGCGCTGGCTCTTCGCCGCCTCCGCAATCGGCTTCACCGTCACGAGCATGCTGTGCGGCCTCGCATGGGACATCAATTCGATGATCCTCTTTCGCGGAATGCAAGGTGCGCTCGGTGCAGCGATGATTCCGACCGTCTTCACAACGGCTTTCGTGCTCTTTCCGGGCAAGCAGCGGCTCATCGCTTCGACGACCATCGGCGCGCTGGCGTCGCTCGCACCGGCTATCGGGCCCGTCATCGGCGGATGGATCACCGATCAATGGTCGTGGCACTGGCTGTTCTATCTGAACCTCATACCGGGCCTCGTCGTCGCCGTGCTCGTGCCGAAGTACGTTCATATCGATAAACCCGATCTGTCGTTGCTGAGAAAAGGCGACTACTTAGGCATCGTGTTGATGTCGGGATTCCTCGGCTGTCTGGAATACGTGCTGGAAGAAGGGCCGCGCAAGAACTGGTTCGGTGACGACGTGATCGTGGCATGCGCGTGGATTTCGGCCATCTGCGGTTTCCTCTTCATCGTGCATGCGTTGACTGCGAAGGAAGCCATCGTCGATTTACGCGCGTTGGCGGTACGAAACTTCGGCATCGGCAGTCTGCTTTCGTTCGTGACCGGCATCGGCATCTTTACGTCGGTGTTCCTGACGCCGGTGTTTCTCGGCCGGGTGCGCGGCTTCGATTCACTGCAAATCGGCATAGCGTTGCTGTCCGTCGGATGTTTTCAGCTTGCGTCGATAGGCGTATATGGCTTTGCGTCGCGCTTCATCGATATGCGCCTGCTGCTTGTGTTCGGCCTCGTTTGCTTCGGCCTTGGCTGCTATTTTTATACGCCACTGACGAATGAGTGGGGCTGGCAGCAATTCCTGTTGCCACAGGCGTTGCGAGGCATCGGTCAGCAATTTGCCGTGCCGCCCATCGTGACGATGGCGCTCGGTTCGTTGCCGCCAGCGCGTCTAAAGTCGGCAAGCGGTTTGTTCAATCTCATGCGGAATCTCGGTGGCGCAATCGGTATTGCGGTCAGCGCGACCATGCTCAACGACCGGCTCAATCTGCATTACCTGCGGCTTTCGGAAAGCGTGACGATCGGAAGGCCCGCCATTGAAGACATGCTTGCGCGCAGTTCCGCGCATCTCGCGGCTGTTGCTGGCAATGCCCTCGACGCGACGCAGGCGGGACTCGCATCCCTTCACGCCACTGTATTGCGGCAGGCGCTCGTCCTGACCTTTGCCGATTGCTTCTACGTACTGGCGCTCTGCTTCGTAGTGGGCATCGTCAGCGTGTTGTTCGCGAAACCCATCGGCAGCGCACCGCCCTCGCCGGAAGCACATTGA
- a CDS encoding HlyD family secretion protein: MTTPTSNLPSTAAPSLNRRTRRIPWMLLALGLVAVVLIAAAAYWALVLRFVQTTDDAYVGGDVTLLAPKANGFVTDVLVQDNQRVTAGQVLVRLDSRDYDARLAQADAEVSSARAAVEELRAKDALQAAVINQAQAEVRASSAELTRSGQDRVRYRELVKDEAVSNQLVERADADYSKAQASSDKSAASLIAAKRELSVIEAQIADAQARVATAEAARRVAELNVEYTTIRSPVDGYVGNRTARVGVLANVGTSLLTIVPATGLWVDANYKEDQLKKMRPGDEADIELDASNIAFTGHVESLAPATGATFSVLPAENATGNFTKIVQRVPVRIRLDVPQGAESVLRPGLSATVKVHLRKNNG; encoded by the coding sequence ATGACAACGCCCACTTCGAACCTTCCATCGACAGCCGCACCGTCGCTCAATCGGCGCACGCGCCGCATACCCTGGATGTTGCTCGCGCTCGGACTCGTCGCGGTCGTGCTGATCGCGGCGGCGGCATACTGGGCGCTCGTGCTGCGCTTTGTCCAGACAACCGATGATGCCTACGTCGGCGGTGATGTCACCTTGCTCGCGCCGAAGGCCAACGGCTTCGTGACAGACGTTCTCGTGCAGGACAACCAGCGCGTGACGGCTGGGCAAGTGCTAGTGCGCCTCGATTCACGCGATTACGACGCGCGTCTTGCGCAAGCCGATGCGGAAGTATCGAGTGCGCGCGCGGCGGTCGAGGAATTGCGTGCGAAAGATGCGTTGCAGGCGGCCGTGATCAATCAGGCGCAAGCGGAAGTGCGTGCGTCGTCCGCGGAACTCACGCGCAGCGGACAAGATCGTGTGCGATACCGCGAGCTTGTGAAGGACGAAGCGGTGTCGAATCAGCTCGTCGAAAGGGCCGACGCCGACTACAGCAAGGCGCAAGCGTCGAGCGACAAGAGCGCAGCGTCGCTGATTGCAGCAAAGCGTGAGTTGTCCGTAATCGAAGCGCAGATCGCGGACGCGCAAGCCCGCGTCGCCACCGCCGAAGCCGCGCGGCGCGTCGCGGAACTGAACGTCGAGTACACGACGATCCGCTCGCCTGTGGATGGTTATGTCGGCAATCGCACGGCACGCGTCGGCGTGCTGGCGAACGTCGGCACTTCGCTGTTGACGATCGTGCCCGCGACCGGCCTTTGGGTTGATGCGAACTACAAGGAGGACCAGCTCAAGAAGATGCGTCCGGGCGACGAGGCCGATATCGAACTCGATGCATCGAACATAGCGTTTACGGGGCATGTCGAGAGTCTGGCGCCCGCGACAGGTGCGACCTTTAGCGTGCTGCCCGCCGAGAATGCCACCGGAAACTTCACCAAGATCGTTCAACGCGTGCCGGTACGTATCAGGCTCGACGTGCCGCAGGGCGCGGAATCGGTGCTGCGTCCAGGCCTGTCCGCGACAGTGAAAGTGCATCTGCGCAAGAACAACGGTTGA
- a CDS encoding porin translates to MKKSRIPLLLCALGLCTGAQAQSSVTLYGLIDAGLMYTNNVSKGGRSGSLWQATSGNINGSRWGLRASEDLGGGLKAIFVLENGFNVQTGRLGQNGREFGRQAYVGLASSDYGAVTLGRQYDSLVDFVAPLSATAGTFGDTGFAHPFDNDNLNHSVRMNNAVKYMSGTYAGFKLGALYAFSNNTDFALNRAYSAGGSYNYGPFNLAVGYLQINGSNTTNTTGAIDVGESMADGTGGFVLGASRQWVLGAGANYAFGPALVGFVFTRSVYQGTTSFNSVNGAMSFNNYELNAKYRLTPAISLAIADTYTDGHAANSRTFGADPKFNQVDFQAIYAFSKRTDVYAEAMYQHAIGAQYVAFINTSGGASSTANQVVGTVGIRTRF, encoded by the coding sequence ATGAAGAAATCACGCATTCCCTTACTTCTGTGCGCACTCGGCTTGTGCACCGGCGCTCAGGCGCAGAGTTCAGTCACGCTATACGGCCTCATCGATGCCGGCCTCATGTACACGAACAACGTCTCGAAGGGCGGCCGATCCGGCTCGCTGTGGCAGGCAACGAGCGGAAATATCAACGGCAGCCGTTGGGGCCTGCGCGCAAGTGAAGACCTCGGTGGCGGACTGAAGGCGATCTTCGTGCTCGAGAACGGTTTCAACGTGCAGACCGGGCGGCTCGGGCAGAACGGACGGGAGTTCGGGCGACAAGCGTATGTCGGCCTTGCATCGAGCGACTACGGCGCGGTGACGCTCGGGCGTCAATACGATTCGCTCGTCGATTTCGTCGCGCCACTCTCGGCCACGGCCGGTACGTTCGGCGATACGGGATTCGCGCATCCGTTCGACAACGACAACCTGAATCACTCGGTGCGCATGAACAACGCGGTTAAGTATATGAGTGGCACGTATGCAGGCTTCAAACTCGGCGCCTTATACGCGTTCTCGAACAATACGGATTTCGCGCTGAACCGGGCGTACAGCGCGGGCGGCAGCTATAACTATGGCCCGTTCAATCTCGCTGTCGGCTATTTGCAAATCAACGGTTCGAACACGACGAATACGACGGGTGCTATCGATGTCGGCGAATCCATGGCGGACGGAACCGGTGGGTTCGTGCTCGGCGCATCGCGCCAATGGGTGTTGGGCGCGGGCGCCAACTATGCTTTTGGACCTGCACTCGTGGGCTTCGTCTTTACCCGCAGCGTGTATCAGGGCACGACCTCGTTCAATTCGGTCAATGGCGCGATGAGCTTCAACAACTATGAACTCAACGCCAAATACAGGCTAACGCCCGCGATCAGCCTCGCCATTGCCGATACCTATACCGATGGTCACGCAGCCAACAGCCGAACCTTCGGTGCGGACCCGAAGTTCAATCAGGTCGACTTCCAGGCAATCTACGCGTTCTCGAAGCGCACGGACGTCTATGCCGAAGCGATGTATCAACATGCGATCGGCGCGCAGTATGTCGCGTTCATCAACACGTCGGGCGGCGCTTCGTCGACGGCGAATCAGGTGGTCGGTACAGTCGGCATTCGCACGCGGTTTTGA
- a CDS encoding alcohol dehydrogenase: MPTMQAVQVSKANGPLEVVERDVPEPSDGHVLIKVHACGICHSDSLTVEGQWPGLQFPRVPGHEIAGVIEKIGAGVEGWEKGQRVGVGWHGGHCGHCDHCRHGDFVLCQRGLVPGISYDGGYAEYMVAPQEALARMPDDLSDIDAAPLLCAGITTFNALRNSGARAGEVVAILGIGGLGHLGVQYARKMGFVTVAIARGQDKAPLAKQLGAHHYIDSEAQNVAEALQALGGARVILATATSGKAMSATIGGLGLNGKLIMVGISQEPVEVPIAQFIMGRHSVQGWPSGTAADSQDTLAFSALAGVKPMIEEYPLSEAPQAYERMMSGKARFRVVLTPGK, translated from the coding sequence ATGCCAACCATGCAGGCAGTTCAGGTGTCGAAAGCGAACGGTCCTCTAGAAGTCGTCGAACGCGACGTGCCCGAGCCGTCCGACGGCCATGTGCTCATCAAGGTCCATGCTTGCGGAATCTGTCACAGTGATTCGCTGACCGTCGAAGGACAATGGCCCGGCCTGCAGTTCCCGCGTGTGCCGGGTCATGAGATCGCCGGCGTGATCGAGAAGATCGGCGCGGGCGTGGAAGGATGGGAGAAGGGGCAACGCGTCGGCGTGGGTTGGCACGGCGGGCATTGCGGCCATTGCGATCACTGCCGTCATGGCGACTTCGTACTCTGCCAGCGCGGACTCGTTCCGGGCATCAGCTATGACGGCGGATATGCGGAATATATGGTCGCGCCTCAAGAAGCCCTTGCGCGGATGCCCGACGATCTCTCCGATATCGACGCCGCTCCGCTCTTGTGCGCGGGCATCACGACATTCAATGCGCTGCGCAACAGCGGCGCGCGAGCAGGCGAAGTCGTCGCGATACTCGGCATAGGCGGGCTGGGTCATCTGGGCGTGCAGTATGCGCGGAAGATGGGCTTCGTGACGGTAGCGATCGCGCGCGGACAGGACAAGGCGCCACTGGCGAAGCAGCTCGGCGCGCACCATTACATCGACAGCGAAGCGCAGAACGTCGCGGAAGCCCTGCAAGCGCTTGGCGGTGCGCGCGTCATTCTCGCCACCGCGACGAGCGGCAAGGCAATGAGCGCGACCATCGGCGGTTTGGGCCTCAATGGCAAGCTGATCATGGTCGGGATCTCTCAGGAGCCGGTGGAAGTGCCCATCGCGCAATTCATCATGGGCCGGCACTCCGTTCAGGGCTGGCCCTCCGGAACCGCCGCAGATTCGCAGGATACCTTAGCATTCAGCGCGCTGGCGGGCGTCAAGCCGATGATCGAAGAATATCCGCTATCGGAAGCGCCGCAAGCGTATGAGCGGATGATGAGTGGAAAGGCCCGCTTTCGTGTCGTGCTTACTCCAGGCAAATGA